Proteins encoded by one window of Halosolutus amylolyticus:
- a CDS encoding alpha-ketoacid dehydrogenase subunit beta has translation MSSATRATAESGTDSLTIVEAVRDGLYTEMSADESVMVLGEDVGKNGGVFRATEALYEEFGGDRVVDTPLAESGIVGTAIGLALSGMRPVAEMQFMGFSYPAFDQLVSHAARMRSRSHGQYSVPMVVRAPYGGGIRAPEHHSESKEAFFVHEPGLKVVSPSTPSDAKGLLIASIRDPDPVVFLEPKLLYRAFREDVPTGRYEVPLSDAAIRRTGTDVTVYTWGAMTRPSLIAADNVAEEHGIDVEVVDLRTLSPLDVETIVDSFTKTGRAAIVHEAPKTGGVGAEVATTIQEHALCYQEAPIERITGFDAPMPLHALEDYYLPQAVHIQEGILEAVAF, from the coding sequence ATGAGTTCGGCCACGAGGGCAACCGCCGAGTCCGGGACGGACAGTCTGACGATCGTCGAGGCGGTTCGCGACGGACTCTACACGGAGATGTCGGCGGACGAGTCCGTCATGGTACTGGGCGAGGACGTCGGGAAGAACGGCGGCGTCTTCCGCGCGACCGAGGCGTTGTACGAGGAGTTCGGCGGAGATCGCGTCGTCGACACGCCGCTCGCGGAGTCCGGCATCGTCGGCACGGCGATCGGGCTGGCGCTGTCCGGGATGCGGCCGGTTGCGGAGATGCAGTTCATGGGCTTTTCGTACCCCGCGTTCGATCAACTCGTCAGTCACGCCGCCCGGATGCGGAGTCGGAGCCACGGCCAGTACTCGGTCCCGATGGTGGTCCGGGCACCGTACGGCGGTGGCATCCGGGCACCCGAACACCACTCGGAGTCCAAGGAGGCCTTCTTCGTTCACGAACCCGGGCTGAAGGTCGTCTCCCCGAGCACGCCGTCCGACGCGAAGGGACTGCTCATCGCGTCCATCCGGGATCCGGACCCGGTCGTCTTCCTCGAGCCAAAGCTGCTCTACCGCGCGTTCCGCGAGGACGTTCCGACGGGCAGGTACGAGGTGCCGCTGAGCGACGCCGCGATCAGGCGGACGGGGACCGACGTCACGGTGTACACGTGGGGGGCGATGACTCGCCCGAGCCTCATCGCCGCGGACAACGTCGCCGAGGAGCACGGCATCGACGTCGAAGTCGTCGATCTCCGCACGCTGTCCCCGCTGGACGTCGAGACGATCGTCGACTCGTTCACGAAGACCGGCCGGGCCGCGATCGTCCACGAAGCGCCGAAAACCGGCGGCGTCGGCGCGGAAGTGGCGACGACCATCCAGGAGCACGCGCTCTGCTATCAGGAGGCCCCGATCGAGCGCATCACCGGGTTCGACGCGCCGATGCCGTTGCACGCGCTCGAGGACTACTATCTCCCGCAGGCCGTCCATATCCAGGAAGGGATACTCGAGGCCGTCGCCTTTTGA
- a CDS encoding NAD-dependent epimerase/dehydratase family protein → MNDTDTTVLVTGGTGFIGSYVVQDLLEHGHDVVAYDLSTDTEILEKLGVADDVTVRRGDVSEPTDVIRAVKETGTTHIVHLAALLTTTARENPRAAADVNVMGTNNVFEAARTLDDQVERVAWASSAAAYAPPENYDAEWIDETELVYPDTLYGATKEYNEHQARVYHEDYGLDHVALRPTVAYGPYRETGGSAFLANIVEKPALGEPYSVEYGDQAIDWQHVEDIAQAFRKAAFTPESDLSQRVYNVRGVLATVREAAEAVESIVPDADVDVSDDGELPWTQNLDMTKAQEDLGYEVQYDLESGFRKYINVLREENGLEPV, encoded by the coding sequence ATGAACGACACCGATACGACCGTACTGGTAACGGGCGGAACCGGATTCATCGGTTCCTACGTGGTACAGGACCTGCTCGAACACGGCCACGACGTCGTGGCGTACGACCTCTCGACGGACACGGAGATCCTCGAGAAACTCGGCGTCGCCGACGACGTGACGGTGCGACGCGGCGACGTCTCGGAGCCGACCGACGTGATCCGGGCGGTCAAGGAGACTGGCACGACCCACATCGTCCACCTGGCCGCGCTGTTGACGACGACCGCACGCGAGAACCCCCGCGCCGCGGCCGACGTGAACGTCATGGGGACGAACAACGTCTTCGAAGCGGCTCGAACGCTCGACGACCAGGTCGAGCGCGTCGCCTGGGCCTCGTCGGCGGCGGCGTACGCCCCGCCCGAGAACTACGACGCCGAGTGGATCGACGAGACGGAACTCGTCTATCCCGACACGCTCTACGGCGCGACCAAGGAGTACAACGAACACCAGGCGCGGGTCTACCACGAGGACTACGGACTCGATCACGTCGCGCTCCGGCCGACCGTCGCCTACGGCCCCTACCGCGAGACCGGCGGCTCGGCCTTCCTGGCGAACATCGTCGAAAAGCCCGCGCTCGGCGAGCCCTACAGCGTCGAGTACGGCGATCAGGCGATCGACTGGCAGCACGTCGAGGACATCGCGCAGGCGTTCCGGAAGGCGGCCTTTACGCCGGAATCGGATCTGAGCCAGCGGGTCTACAACGTCCGCGGCGTGCTCGCGACGGTCCGCGAGGCCGCCGAAGCCGTCGAATCGATCGTGCCCGACGCCGACGTCGACGTCTCGGACGACGGCGAACTCCCCTGGACACAGAATCTCGACATGACGAAGGCACAGGAAGATCTGGGCTACGAGGTCCAGTACGATCTCGAGTCCGGCTTCCGGAAGTACATCAACGTGTTGCGCGAGGAGAACGGCCTCGAACCGGTCTGA
- a CDS encoding EthD family reductase has protein sequence MIQLVECLVRRDEYSHKEFVDRWQGEHADLARELPGLVRYSTSVPTDPDRAEYDGVLELTFESEAAMAEAFDSDVGREVQADAAEFVDLGAGPRMVVEETVHVAPEE, from the coding sequence ATGATACAACTGGTCGAGTGTCTCGTCCGGCGGGACGAGTACAGCCACAAGGAGTTCGTCGACCGATGGCAGGGAGAACACGCCGACCTCGCGCGCGAACTGCCGGGGCTGGTCCGGTACAGCACGTCCGTCCCGACCGACCCGGACCGCGCGGAGTACGACGGCGTCCTCGAACTCACATTCGAGAGCGAGGCGGCGATGGCCGAGGCCTTCGACTCCGACGTCGGACGGGAGGTCCAGGCCGACGCGGCCGAGTTCGTCGACCTCGGTGCCGGTCCGCGGATGGTCGTCGAAGAAACCGTCCACGTCGCCCCCGAGGAATGA
- a CDS encoding HD domain-containing protein — MSDSDPDFDRQVRDAFPELERIESEDLRKRVVEAWVLGLERGGWRDVADVPYAWNIQEVTNVDHVRGVTRIALEAAEEQRSFHGADPDVDTIVAACLLHDVGKCYEYPDHVDDDLLDDPDPRYVSEEIPHSISGYALAHEVGCPLAVQRAIPHFLGEVPTRTLEAELVKSANSASSNAITQATMGITLQEWVEEYSQTS, encoded by the coding sequence ATGTCGGATTCCGATCCCGACTTCGATCGCCAGGTTCGCGACGCCTTCCCCGAACTCGAGCGCATCGAGAGCGAGGACCTGCGCAAGCGCGTCGTCGAGGCGTGGGTGCTCGGCCTGGAGCGTGGTGGGTGGCGAGACGTTGCGGACGTGCCCTACGCCTGGAACATCCAGGAGGTCACGAACGTCGACCACGTTCGCGGCGTCACCCGCATCGCGCTCGAGGCGGCCGAGGAACAGCGATCGTTCCACGGCGCGGATCCGGACGTCGACACGATCGTCGCCGCGTGTCTCCTGCACGACGTCGGCAAGTGCTACGAGTATCCCGATCACGTCGACGACGACCTGCTCGACGACCCCGACCCGCGGTACGTCAGCGAGGAGATCCCCCACTCCATCTCCGGCTACGCGCTCGCCCACGAGGTCGGCTGTCCGCTCGCCGTCCAGCGGGCGATTCCGCACTTCCTCGGCGAAGTGCCGACGCGGACGCTCGAGGCCGAACTCGTCAAGAGCGCCAACTCGGCGTCCTCGAACGCGATCACGCAGGCGACGATGGGAATCACGTTACAGGAGTGGGTCGAGGAGTACTCCCAGACCTCGTGA
- a CDS encoding thiamine pyrophosphate-binding protein — protein sequence MTTTANALVETLEDLGVEYVFGYPGGRVIELLEHLPDSDVDLVRPRDEREASVMAEMYGRLTGDPGVLAGQGPWIGSLGLIGQMEARLSSSPMVVLTEASERGEYSTLAPYQQARGDYGGFSLPNILDGVSKEWWFPRTPVETVRSTQLAFKHAVAGRPGPTAVILDGDAVTGDVPTDRTPPAWDARAQTRTWDAAPTARDTVAAAEALEAADRPVIVAGNGVHAAGAYDELAAVAEAYDCAVATSYLGKSTYPETDERAVGVMGSFGHEGANQVVSEADALLVVGCRLNPMDTNWQAPGFIRPDEQTIVHADVDTRNAGWVYPADVGLIGDATESLAALAEAGGGDNGWAIDRAAEAREWFTAPECEDDSTPIAPQRAVKAIESVVDEETIVTADSGNNRFWLLYYLQTPAVRTYFGSGGVGGMGWANPAAVSAALTTGEDVIAVAGDGGFSMTMNSVETAVEYGVAPTFVVLNDTSLGMVRQMQGEDGDIAGVEFHDTDFVKVAEAFGAVGRRVTDPDDLVGALEDGKAADVPHVLDVRIDREADMADTLASSFYESVGGLHE from the coding sequence ATGACGACCACGGCCAACGCACTCGTCGAGACTCTCGAGGACCTCGGCGTCGAGTACGTCTTCGGCTACCCGGGCGGGCGGGTGATCGAACTGCTCGAACACCTCCCGGACTCGGACGTGGACCTCGTCCGCCCGCGCGACGAACGCGAGGCGAGCGTGATGGCCGAGATGTACGGTCGGCTGACCGGCGATCCGGGCGTCCTCGCCGGGCAGGGACCGTGGATCGGGAGTCTGGGACTGATCGGCCAGATGGAGGCGCGGCTGTCGTCGTCGCCGATGGTCGTACTCACGGAAGCCTCCGAACGCGGCGAGTACTCGACGCTCGCACCCTACCAGCAGGCCCGGGGCGACTACGGCGGGTTCAGCCTGCCGAACATCCTCGACGGCGTGAGCAAGGAGTGGTGGTTCCCGCGCACGCCCGTCGAGACGGTACGCTCGACCCAGTTGGCGTTCAAACACGCCGTCGCCGGCCGGCCAGGCCCCACGGCGGTGATCCTCGACGGCGACGCGGTCACGGGCGACGTCCCGACCGATCGGACGCCACCCGCCTGGGACGCGCGCGCCCAGACCCGGACCTGGGACGCCGCGCCGACCGCCCGGGACACCGTCGCGGCCGCCGAGGCGCTCGAGGCGGCCGATCGGCCGGTGATCGTCGCGGGCAACGGCGTCCACGCCGCGGGGGCCTACGACGAACTCGCGGCGGTCGCCGAGGCCTACGACTGCGCCGTCGCGACCTCGTATCTCGGGAAGTCGACCTACCCGGAGACGGACGAGCGGGCCGTGGGCGTCATGGGCTCGTTCGGCCACGAGGGTGCGAACCAGGTCGTCAGCGAGGCTGACGCGTTGCTCGTCGTCGGCTGCCGGCTGAACCCGATGGACACTAACTGGCAGGCGCCCGGGTTCATCCGACCCGACGAGCAGACGATCGTTCACGCGGACGTCGACACGCGAAACGCCGGCTGGGTCTACCCCGCGGACGTGGGCCTCATCGGCGACGCGACGGAGAGTCTGGCCGCACTCGCCGAGGCCGGCGGCGGGGACAACGGGTGGGCGATCGATCGGGCCGCCGAGGCCCGGGAGTGGTTCACTGCGCCCGAGTGCGAGGACGACTCGACCCCGATCGCACCCCAGCGCGCGGTCAAAGCGATCGAGTCGGTCGTCGACGAGGAGACGATCGTCACGGCCGATTCCGGGAACAACCGGTTCTGGCTGCTGTACTACCTCCAGACGCCGGCGGTCCGCACCTACTTCGGGAGCGGCGGCGTCGGCGGGATGGGGTGGGCGAACCCGGCCGCAGTGTCGGCGGCGCTGACGACCGGCGAGGACGTGATCGCCGTCGCCGGCGACGGCGGCTTCTCGATGACGATGAACAGCGTCGAGACGGCCGTCGAGTACGGCGTCGCCCCGACGTTCGTCGTCCTGAACGACACCAGCCTCGGCATGGTGCGCCAGATGCAGGGCGAGGACGGCGACATCGCGGGCGTCGAGTTCCACGACACGGACTTCGTGAAAGTCGCCGAGGCGTTCGGCGCGGTCGGTCGGCGCGTGACCGACCCCGACGACCTCGTCGGGGCGCTCGAGGATGGGAAAGCGGCCGACGTCCCTCACGTCCTCGACGTCCGGATCGATCGCGAGGCGGACATGGCCGACACGCTGGCGTCCTCGTTCTACGAGTCGGTCGGGGGGCTCCACGAGTAA
- a CDS encoding LLM class flavin-dependent oxidoreductase: MQLGTGLFTAQRRPDDDREASELYDELLALTREIEAAGLDSAWVSEHHFADDDYLSGTMPVLGAMAAETETLEIGSCVALGPLYDPIRLAEDAATVDLLAAGRLTFGLAIGSNPREFDAFGVPRDQRADRLADLVPFLRAAWSEGELGYESGFHDVPDDVSITPKPDDGDVPIMLGGAAKPAVRRAARTADAWCAPSSLSVEGVRKRVEDIRRVREADGLEDDFTIYVLQHGWVGDSREDAWATMREGYFYIQRRYEELFSGEDVDELDDERKRDLKKQAIFGTPSQVVDELETYRDALGDDVHFIFRTYHPGVGTEAMIDCVHRLGDEVAPELR, from the coding sequence ATGCAACTCGGGACCGGGCTGTTTACCGCCCAGCGGCGGCCGGACGACGATCGCGAGGCGAGCGAACTGTACGACGAACTGCTGGCGCTGACTCGCGAGATCGAGGCCGCCGGACTCGACAGCGCGTGGGTCTCCGAACACCACTTCGCGGACGACGACTACCTCTCGGGGACGATGCCGGTGCTCGGTGCGATGGCCGCCGAAACCGAGACCCTGGAGATCGGCAGTTGCGTCGCGCTCGGGCCGCTGTACGATCCGATCCGGCTCGCGGAAGACGCCGCGACCGTCGATCTGCTCGCCGCCGGCCGGCTGACGTTCGGGCTCGCGATCGGGTCGAACCCACGCGAGTTCGACGCGTTCGGCGTCCCGCGGGACCAGCGGGCCGATCGACTCGCCGACCTCGTGCCGTTCCTCCGGGCGGCCTGGAGCGAGGGCGAACTCGGCTACGAATCCGGCTTCCACGACGTTCCGGACGACGTCTCGATCACGCCGAAACCGGACGACGGAGACGTTCCGATCATGCTCGGCGGCGCGGCCAAACCGGCCGTCCGGCGGGCGGCCCGGACCGCGGACGCGTGGTGTGCGCCCTCCTCGCTCTCGGTCGAGGGGGTGCGAAAGCGCGTCGAGGACATTCGACGAGTCCGCGAGGCGGACGGTCTCGAGGACGACTTCACCATCTACGTCCTCCAGCACGGGTGGGTCGGCGACTCTCGCGAGGACGCCTGGGCGACGATGCGCGAGGGCTACTTCTACATTCAGCGGCGCTACGAGGAACTCTTCTCCGGCGAGGACGTCGACGAACTCGACGACGAGCGAAAACGGGACCTGAAGAAACAGGCTATCTTCGGGACCCCGTCGCAGGTCGTCGACGAACTCGAGACCTACCGCGACGCGCTCGGCGACGACGTGCACTTCATCTTCCGCACCTACCATCCCGGTGTCGGAACCGAGGCGATGATCGACTGCGTCCACCGTCTCGGCGACGAGGTGGCCCCCGAACTCCGGTAA
- a CDS encoding VOC family protein yields MTEPSAGSEMPRMRIDHVGIAVESIEDAEALLFVLGCEKIHEESSEYGEFTWATYVLGDASRIELIAPDDGSESFLTAFLDRNGPGLHHVTLEVADLATAIDVLDAHEVRVVDHAEFDHWGEAFVPPSNPTGALLQLMEYDEGYAAHRVAGERLFVDGDPL; encoded by the coding sequence ATGACCGAACCGTCCGCAGGATCCGAGATGCCCCGGATGCGCATCGACCACGTCGGCATCGCCGTCGAATCGATCGAGGACGCCGAAGCGCTGCTGTTCGTCCTCGGTTGCGAGAAGATCCACGAGGAATCGAGCGAGTACGGCGAGTTCACCTGGGCGACGTACGTCCTCGGGGACGCCTCCCGGATCGAACTGATCGCTCCCGACGACGGGTCGGAGTCGTTCCTGACCGCGTTTCTCGACCGCAACGGGCCCGGCCTCCACCACGTCACGCTCGAGGTCGCCGACCTCGCAACGGCGATCGACGTGCTAGATGCCCACGAGGTACGAGTCGTCGACCACGCGGAGTTCGATCACTGGGGAGAGGCGTTCGTTCCGCCGAGCAACCCGACCGGGGCGTTGCTCCAGTTGATGGAGTACGACGAGGGCTACGCGGCGCATCGCGTGGCCGGGGAACGGCTGTTCGTCGACGGCGATCCGCTCTGA
- a CDS encoding EthD domain-containing protein: MYKHVALLVRQEGMSHEEFVDYWQTNHTPIARDIEGVVRYQQVLPTEPDHAEFDGLAELYFEDLEDLHDALGCPGSRDYDPTKEVAAKAREDVDNFLAVEERPRFIGEEIVQKDEVDGDTEGLYKHSAFLVRQEGMSHAEFVDYWQTNHTPIAREIEGVVKYNTVVPTDPENAEFDGVAELYFEDLEKLYDALGSEGSRDYDPDRGKAKEAREDVDNFLAIDDRPRFIGRERLVKNDRER, encoded by the coding sequence ATGTACAAGCACGTAGCCCTACTGGTTCGTCAGGAGGGGATGTCTCACGAGGAGTTCGTCGACTACTGGCAGACGAATCACACGCCGATCGCGCGGGATATCGAGGGCGTCGTCCGGTACCAGCAGGTGCTCCCGACGGAGCCGGACCACGCCGAGTTCGACGGGCTGGCGGAACTGTACTTCGAGGACCTCGAGGACCTGCACGACGCGCTCGGGTGTCCGGGATCCCGAGATTACGACCCGACGAAGGAGGTCGCGGCGAAAGCCCGGGAGGACGTCGACAACTTCCTCGCGGTCGAGGAACGGCCGCGGTTCATCGGCGAGGAAATCGTCCAGAAGGACGAGGTCGACGGCGATACCGAGGGGCTGTACAAACACTCGGCGTTTCTCGTCCGTCAGGAGGGGATGAGCCACGCGGAGTTCGTCGACTACTGGCAGACCAACCACACCCCGATCGCCCGGGAGATCGAGGGGGTCGTGAAGTACAACACGGTCGTCCCGACCGATCCCGAGAACGCGGAGTTCGACGGCGTCGCCGAACTCTACTTCGAGGATCTCGAGAAACTCTACGACGCGCTCGGGAGCGAGGGATCCCGAGACTACGATCCCGACCGCGGCAAGGCAAAGGAGGCCCGCGAGGACGTGGACAACTTCCTCGCGATCGACGACCGGCCCCGGTTCATCGGCCGGGAACGACTCGTCAAGAACGACCGCGAGCGCTGA
- a CDS encoding sodium:solute symporter family transporter, which produces MASIGTVTLPLQTWGGDLGVEYYSSTAVVFFALFAALMIGIGILAGRYQTSEEEYFVAGRRSGILVVALAVFASIQSGWGMIGVTGTGYLVGVEYFVLIGGLIIFGFTASYWLLGRKMRVLGDVRNAITAPDAMYYRFQDERVRLLGATSVLLGCMGYLAAQYAALGIVGSLILPISFFEALVVGLLVVGFYTVIGGMLAAIWSDAIQGAIMVVGGVLTAYYVITNSTLGWSGMTSAIQNGNPQYFEFTLLGGDGLMAIGLVISVIVIQATVAGQPHAITKFYMVRDVSVLKWGALITGAAYLATTLYWIAAPFLQAAVIEGTVADPGNPDATLPLALVEWAPDVVVAFVLTAVVAAIMSTSNAFLNMGASAVVHDYFIEYRETDLTQAEEVRWGRITTGVLLVAAGVIAGTFPGLIFVLGAAGWAIFAAVIFPCIALAYNWRGATAEGALAGGGSGLILTVLLAYGVEYMGLSLPYGFLGGQLATIVAVAVFVGVSLVTSTSEYAELDDDIKMVLDLGRITGSADRPTEAIADGGTEAEE; this is translated from the coding sequence ATGGCGTCGATCGGGACAGTCACCCTGCCGCTGCAGACGTGGGGTGGTGACCTCGGCGTCGAATACTACTCGAGTACGGCCGTCGTGTTCTTCGCGCTGTTCGCAGCGTTGATGATCGGGATCGGAATTCTGGCCGGACGCTACCAGACGAGCGAGGAGGAGTACTTCGTCGCCGGTCGGCGGTCCGGCATCCTCGTCGTCGCCCTGGCGGTGTTCGCGTCCATCCAGAGCGGGTGGGGAATGATCGGCGTCACCGGCACCGGCTATCTCGTCGGGGTCGAGTACTTCGTCCTCATCGGTGGCCTGATCATTTTCGGGTTTACGGCGTCCTACTGGTTGCTCGGACGCAAGATGCGCGTTCTCGGCGACGTTCGCAACGCGATCACGGCGCCGGACGCGATGTACTATCGATTCCAGGACGAGCGAGTCCGGTTGCTGGGCGCGACGTCGGTCCTGCTCGGCTGTATGGGCTACCTGGCGGCACAGTACGCCGCACTCGGCATCGTCGGGTCGCTCATCCTCCCGATCAGTTTCTTCGAAGCGCTGGTGGTCGGGCTGCTCGTCGTCGGGTTTTACACGGTCATCGGCGGCATGCTCGCGGCGATCTGGTCCGACGCGATCCAGGGGGCGATCATGGTCGTCGGCGGAGTCCTGACCGCCTACTACGTGATCACGAACTCGACGCTCGGTTGGAGTGGAATGACCAGCGCGATCCAGAACGGTAACCCGCAGTACTTCGAATTCACGCTGCTGGGTGGCGACGGTCTGATGGCGATCGGACTCGTCATCTCGGTGATCGTGATCCAGGCGACCGTCGCCGGCCAGCCCCACGCGATCACGAAGTTCTACATGGTCCGTGACGTCTCGGTCCTGAAGTGGGGCGCACTCATCACGGGAGCCGCGTACCTGGCGACGACCCTCTACTGGATCGCCGCACCGTTCCTGCAGGCAGCCGTCATCGAGGGCACGGTAGCCGACCCTGGCAACCCGGACGCGACGTTACCGCTCGCACTGGTCGAGTGGGCACCCGACGTCGTCGTCGCCTTCGTACTCACTGCAGTCGTGGCCGCGATCATGTCCACGAGTAACGCATTTCTCAACATGGGCGCGTCGGCCGTCGTCCACGACTACTTCATCGAGTACCGGGAGACGGACCTCACGCAGGCAGAGGAAGTTCGATGGGGACGGATCACGACCGGCGTCTTGCTCGTCGCCGCCGGCGTCATCGCGGGTACGTTCCCGGGACTGATCTTCGTCCTCGGTGCCGCGGGCTGGGCCATCTTCGCCGCCGTCATCTTCCCCTGTATCGCACTCGCGTACAACTGGCGCGGAGCCACGGCCGAAGGGGCGCTCGCCGGCGGGGGCTCCGGACTGATCCTCACCGTCCTGCTGGCCTACGGCGTCGAGTACATGGGGCTGTCCCTCCCCTACGGCTTCCTCGGTGGCCAACTCGCCACGATCGTCGCCGTGGCGGTCTTCGTCGGCGTCTCCCTCGTAACGAGTACGAGCGAGTACGCCGAGCTCGACGACGACATCAAGATGGTACTGGACCTCGGCCGGATCACCGGGAGTGCTGACCGACCGACCGAAGCGATCGCGGACGGTGGCACCGAAGCCGAGGAGTGA
- a CDS encoding M24 family metallopeptidase, giving the protein MTGYERRFMEGTRGTQAVDWEERIDTRRLREERKDRALERLQETDLGAMLLLSDPNIRYVTGLAMTGGSGADHYTLLTEGGDVVHWDTADHASNQRFNCPWLHDVRYACPGLGNVPRASGRDSARQFLLETMAEGVAEAMSEYGVTDETLGVDVGNRGLLAALEDQGLETDVDTCTTIMEDARKVKTDDEIECLRMVAAICEAGFQRITEEAKPGMRETEVWGEAVNELWRHGAFVGGGYLTSGPNTWPKHQANTTDRMIRPGDLVYADFYNIGYLGYRSCYYRTFSMGDPTEAQKEAYETARDNLYDVLERIEPGATTDEIAQGFPDMEGEHADYYDADEHWQMTTNHWAHGLGLQLYEVPLIWRGLSPDHPIEIEEGMTMAVETQEPADRQGVRVEEMVVVRENGVEILSQWPVEEITVIDH; this is encoded by the coding sequence ATGACCGGCTACGAGCGGCGCTTCATGGAGGGAACCCGCGGCACGCAGGCCGTCGACTGGGAAGAACGGATCGACACCCGACGGCTCCGGGAGGAACGCAAGGACCGGGCGCTCGAACGGCTTCAGGAGACGGATCTCGGGGCGATGTTACTGCTGTCGGACCCGAACATCCGCTACGTGACGGGGCTGGCGATGACCGGCGGCAGCGGCGCGGACCACTACACCCTGTTGACCGAGGGAGGCGACGTCGTCCACTGGGATACCGCCGACCACGCAAGCAATCAGCGGTTCAACTGCCCCTGGCTGCACGACGTCCGGTACGCCTGTCCCGGTCTCGGGAACGTTCCGCGCGCGTCCGGCCGCGACTCCGCCCGCCAGTTCCTGCTCGAGACGATGGCCGAGGGCGTCGCCGAGGCGATGTCCGAGTACGGCGTCACCGACGAGACGCTCGGCGTCGACGTCGGCAATCGGGGCCTGCTCGCGGCGCTCGAGGACCAGGGACTCGAGACCGACGTCGACACCTGCACGACGATCATGGAGGACGCCCGGAAGGTCAAGACCGACGACGAGATCGAGTGTCTACGGATGGTCGCGGCGATCTGCGAGGCCGGCTTCCAGCGGATCACCGAGGAGGCGAAACCGGGCATGCGCGAGACCGAGGTGTGGGGCGAGGCCGTGAACGAACTCTGGCGCCACGGCGCGTTCGTCGGCGGCGGCTACCTCACCTCCGGCCCGAACACGTGGCCGAAACACCAGGCGAACACCACCGATCGGATGATCCGGCCGGGCGATCTCGTCTACGCCGACTTTTACAATATCGGCTACCTCGGCTACCGATCGTGTTACTACCGAACCTTCTCGATGGGCGACCCGACCGAGGCCCAGAAAGAAGCCTACGAAACCGCCCGTGACAATCTCTACGACGTGCTCGAGCGCATCGAACCCGGCGCGACCACCGACGAGATCGCCCAGGGCTTCCCCGACATGGAAGGCGAGCACGCCGACTACTACGACGCCGACGAGCACTGGCAGATGACGACCAACCACTGGGCCCACGGCCTCGGACTCCAGCTGTACGAGGTGCCGCTGATCTGGCGCGGCCTCTCGCCCGACCACCCGATCGAGATCGAGGAGGGGATGACGATGGCCGTCGAGACCCAGGAGCCCGCCGATCGGCAGGGCGTTCGCGTCGAAGAGATGGTCGTCGTCCGCGAGAACGGCGTCGAAATCCTGAGCCAGTGGCCGGTCGAGGAGATAACCGTCATCGATCACTGA